From the genome of Candidatus Hydrogenedentota bacterium:
CATCCTGGCCATCGATGATGAACCCCAGGTGCTCCGGGTAATCGAACTCACCCTGAAGTCCGAGGGGCTTTCCAATGTCGTGACCCAGTCGGATGCATCCCTCGTGCCCGCCCTGCTCGCCACGCGGCCCGTCAGCCTCGTGCTGCTGGATCTTCACATGCCCGGGGTGCAGGGCCACGAGCTGCTTGCCCAGATCCGGGAGGCCCATCCCGCCGTGCCCGTTATCATGATCACGGGGGAGAGCGATCTCGAAACCGCGATCCGCTGTATGCGGCTGGGCGCGCGGGACTATCTTTCCAAGCCGGTGGAGCCGAGGCGGCTCATTTCCAGCGTGACCCACGCCCTGGAGATCGGCGAACTGCGGGATGAATACCGCACCTTCATCAACAAATCCACCCAGGACCATCTGGACCATCCGGAAGTTTTCGAGGGCATCATCGCGGAGAGCGCGAACATGCGCTCGATCTTCCACTATGTGGAAACCATCGCGCCCTCTCGAAAACCGGTCCTGGTGACCGGTGAGAGCGGCGTGGGCAAAGAACTTATCGCCCGCGCGCTGCACCGCGCCAGCGGCGTACCCGGTCCGTTTGTCAGCGAGACGGTGGCCGGCTACGACGACAATATGTTCAGCGACGCCCTCTTCGGCCACGTGGCCGGGGCTTTTACCGGCGCCTCGGGCGCGCGCCAGGGGCTGGTGCAGAGCGCCGAATCGGGCACCTTGTTCCTGGATGAGATTGGCGATCTTTCCGCGCCGTCGCAGGTTAAGCTTTTGCGTCTGCTCCAGGAGCGCGAATTCCGGGCCCTGGGGTCGGATCGGCTCCAGCGCACCAGCGCTCGTTTCATCTTCGCCACCAATCGCGACTTGAAGGCCATGCGGGACGCGGGTACTTTTCGCGGCGATTTGTTTTACCGCCTTTCCACCCACTTCATCGAGATTCCTCCCTTGCGCCAGCGCCGGCGCGATATCGTTCCGCTGGTGCGCCATTTCGTGGTCAGGGCGGCGGCGGATCTGGGCGTGGATCCTCCCGTGATTCCCCAGGCCCTGTTTCAATTGCTCAATACCCACGCTTTTCCGGGCAATGTGCGCGAGCTGGAAGCCATGATATTCGATGGTGTCGCCAAAGCCCGGGGACACGCCCTGTCCCTTGCATTGTTCGAGCCCTATCTCGTGCGGGAAGGCGCGCCTCGCGAGACGGTGCCCGCGGGGGGCAACGGCCACGCTCCCAATCCGTCCAACCTGTTCCACCAGATGGACGTACTCCCCACCATCGCCG
Proteins encoded in this window:
- a CDS encoding sigma-54-dependent Fis family transcriptional regulator, translated to MIEIGAKNRLYPADPILAIDDEPQVLRVIELTLKSEGLSNVVTQSDASLVPALLATRPVSLVLLDLHMPGVQGHELLAQIREAHPAVPVIMITGESDLETAIRCMRLGARDYLSKPVEPRRLISSVTHALEIGELRDEYRTFINKSTQDHLDHPEVFEGIIAESANMRSIFHYVETIAPSRKPVLVTGESGVGKELIARALHRASGVPGPFVSETVAGYDDNMFSDALFGHVAGAFTGASGARQGLVQSAESGTLFLDEIGDLSAPSQVKLLRLLQEREFRALGSDRLQRTSARFIFATNRDLKAMRDAGTFRGDLFYRLSTHFIEIPPLRQRRRDIVPLVRHFVVRAAADLGVDPPVIPQALFQLLNTHAFPGNVRELEAMIFDGVAKARGHALSLALFEPYLVREGAPRETVPAGGNGHAPNPSNLFHQMDVLPTIAEAQAQLIEDALRRADGNQGIAARMLGISRTTLNKRLHNHETSSSEAAE